A genomic region of Aspergillus oryzae RIB40 DNA, chromosome 1 contains the following coding sequences:
- a CDS encoding uncharacterized protein (predicted protein): MRRQECPNSSRHHMEDLNSITAAAYFVTSTANKSSVKAPAHPADGPTIITRHGASTNPIRCIPEGDKGVAAADGEIASSRCEGNGKAGGCVSIKGVEDVEGWVG; this comes from the exons ATGCGACGGCAGGAATGCCCGAATTCATCCCGCCACCA CATGGAAGATCTCAATTCCATTACCGCCGCAGCCTACTTCGTCACAAGCACCGCAAATAAATCTTCCGTCAAAGCTCCAGCTCACCCCGCGGATGGCCCCACCATTATTACTAGACACGGTGCGTCGACAAATCCAATCCGATGTATCCCAGAGGGAGATAAGGGCGTCGCTGCCGCCGACGGCGAGATAGCGTCCAGTAGGTGCGAGGGCAATGGAAAGGCAGGCGGATGTGTGAGCATTAAGGGTGTGGAGGACGTCGAAGGATGGGTAGGATAA
- a CDS encoding WD repeat-containing protein (predicted protein), with amino-acid sequence MAPPRRNLLPKERFAFSFGSLKTQSYHDPIARTPGSHTIRTIAWNPTGQLIATGSADRTLRIWNPERAQVKYSTDLRGHTAGIEKVLFNPVRDSELASCSSDGTVRFWDVRSKTCVSRLDVGGEAFTLSWSADGSTMVVGRKVRRAPLR; translated from the exons ATGGCACCTCCCCGCCGCAATCTACTTCCCAAAGAGCGATTCGCATTCTCATTTGGGAGCCTCAAGACTCAGAGCTATCATGACCCTATTGCGCGAACGCCCGGATCTCATAC AATCCGAACGATAGCATGGAACCCTACCGGCCAGCTTATCGCTACAGGCTCAGCGGACCGTACCCTTCGAATCTGGAACCCTGAGCGCGCGCAAGTCAAATACTCGACTGACCTCCGCGGTCACACCGCGGGGATCGAGAAAGTCTTATTTAACCCAGTTCGAGACTCGGAGCTAGCCAGCTGTTCTTCTGATGGTACCGTGCGCTTCTGGGATGTTCGCTCGAAGACTTGTGTGAGCCGTCTAGATGTCGGCGGCGAAGCATTCACCTTGTCTTGGTCGGCTGATGGGAGTACAATGGTGGTTGGAAGGAAGGTGAGGAGAGCTCCTTTGA GATGA